A window of the Betaproteobacteria bacterium genome harbors these coding sequences:
- a CDS encoding class I SAM-dependent methyltransferase produces MNAPHPVTDAQAVRARMCARASACFRKADRFAFHFARHKLAADPLFTDVLLSGALRGRRQLVDLGCGQGLLSAWLLAAQSQRAEGPWPAGWPEPPAFERTRGVDLRAASIRRARAALGDHADFQVQDMRAADLNGADAVVILDVLHFIDYAEQQLLLERIRRSLPAGGVLVLRIANAGAALSYHLARLIDRMNDLVRDRRVFRFSCRSAQEWLQLLRHCGFDARALPRSSGSSFANTLLIARAP; encoded by the coding sequence ATGAACGCACCGCACCCGGTAACCGACGCGCAGGCCGTCCGCGCACGGATGTGCGCACGCGCCAGCGCCTGTTTCCGCAAGGCCGACCGCTTCGCCTTTCACTTTGCGCGCCACAAGCTCGCCGCCGACCCGCTCTTCACGGACGTGCTGCTGTCGGGGGCGCTGCGCGGACGCCGCCAGCTGGTCGACCTCGGCTGCGGTCAGGGACTGCTCAGCGCCTGGTTGCTCGCCGCGCAGTCACAGCGGGCGGAGGGTCCGTGGCCGGCGGGCTGGCCGGAACCGCCCGCGTTCGAGCGCACCCGCGGAGTCGATCTGCGCGCGGCGAGCATCCGCCGTGCGCGTGCCGCACTGGGCGACCACGCGGATTTCCAGGTGCAGGACATGCGCGCCGCGGACTTGAACGGTGCCGATGCCGTGGTCATCCTCGACGTGCTGCATTTCATCGACTACGCGGAACAGCAGCTGCTGCTCGAACGCATCCGCAGGAGCCTGCCGGCGGGCGGCGTGCTAGTCCTGCGGATCGCCAACGCCGGGGCTGCGTTGTCCTATCATCTGGCGCGGTTGATCGACCGCATGAACGACCTCGTGCGCGACCGCCGCGTGTTTCGATTCTCCTGCCGCAGTGCGCAGGAGTGGCTGCAGCTGCTGCGCCACTGCGGGTTCGACGCCCGAGCGCTGCCACGCAGCAGCGGCAGCTCGTTCGCCAACACCCTGCTGATCGCGCGCGCGCCATGA